From the Quercus lobata isolate SW786 chromosome 6, ValleyOak3.0 Primary Assembly, whole genome shotgun sequence genome, one window contains:
- the LOC115950641 gene encoding protein WALLS ARE THIN 1-like, whose product MITQRKLHQKIFCWNFGSALPERMAMVPERAMLHLVMTAWQFGYAGNHIILRAALNMGVSKLVFPLYRNIIALFALAPFAYFLEKKDRPPLTTMFLVQFFLLGFVGITCNQGLYLLGLDNTSPTFASATENIVPAVTFLMAVVLRIEQIHLNRKDGIAKVVGTIASVAGASVITLYKGPTIYAPNSSHLHQSHFLVSLGDAEKNWTLGCIYLIVHCLCWSGWIVVQAPLLKKYPARLSVTSYSCLFSTLQFLVIAASFERDLQAWQVHSDGELFSIFYTGVVASALSFAAQTWVIDRAGPVFVSVYLPVQTLLVAVMASVVLGEEFYLGGVIGAVLIVVGLYLVVWGKNEESKFAKENLAIPSMSKRTSSSKSPLIQPLLCCQCENGDH is encoded by the exons ATGATAACTCAGCGAAAGCTGCACCAAAAA atattttgttggaattttggCTCAGCTCTTCCCGAGAGAATGGCTATGGTGCCTGAACGTGCCATGCTACACTTGGTCATGACCGCCTGGCAGTTTGGTTATGCAGGGAACCATATCATCTTGAGAGCTGCACTTAATATGGGTGTAAGCAAGCTAGTTTTCCCTCTTTATAGGAACATCATCGCACTGTTTGCACTAGCTCCTTTTGCATATTTTCTAGAGAA GAAAGACAGGCCACCATTAACTACTATGTTTTTGGTACAGTTCTTCCTCCTCGGATTTGTTGG GATAACATGTAATCAAGGATTGTATCTGTTGGGTTTGGACAATACTTCACCAACCTTTGCCTCTGCCACAGAGAATATTGTTCCTGCAGTAACCTTTCTCATGGCTGTGGTACTCAG AATTGAGCAAATTCACTTGAACAGAAAGGATGGCATTGCTAAGGTGGTTGGAACTATTGCTTCTGTTGCTGGAGCTTCAGTCATTACCCTTTACAAGGGGCCAACCATTTATGCACCAAATTCTTCACATTTACACCAATCACATTTTTTGGTCTCATTAGGAGATGCCGAGAAGAATTGGACCTTGGGTTGCATCTATCTCATTGTTCACTGCCTATGTTGGTCTGGTTGGATTGTAGTACAGGCACCCCTCTTGAAGAAATACCCGGCTCGGCTTTCAGTTACATCATATTCTTGCCTCTTTAGTACTTTGCAATTTCTGGTAATTGCAGCAAGCTTTGAAAGAGACTTGCAAGCCTGGCAGGTTCACTCTGATGGTGAGCTCTTCAGTATTTTTTATACG GGAGTGGTAGCTTCAGCCTTGTCGTTTGCAGCACAAACATGGGTTATTGACCGGGCTGGACCGGTATTTGTTTCAGTGTATCTACCTGTACAGACCTTACTTGTAGCTGTAATGGCCTCTGTTGTTTTAGGTGAAGAGTTCTACTTGGGAGG GGTTATTGGAGCAGTGTTGATTGTGGTTGGACTATATCTTGTCGTGTGGGGTAAAAATGAAGAGAGCAAGTTTGCTAAAGAAAATTTGGCAATTCCCTCAATGTCTAAGAGAACATCTTCTAGCAAATCTCCTCTCATCCAACCATTACTTTGTTGTCAGTGTGAAAACGGTGATCACTAG